One Tessaracoccus lacteus DNA window includes the following coding sequences:
- a CDS encoding WhiB family transcriptional regulator gives MTTTDTATPCVTYSDIYLHPLLDESASPSTRGDRREQAMLRSQAEKLCSGCPLLAQCLSDAVSKYDVSGFVAGTTKRQRQEIRARLGVNVTPDDLDTFAGVNSGRQFDRYEIHRMRMANPDQPLSVIASKVGCSVSTVKRHLRRIEEENGVVRPRTRVTPSPAEIMAVAAEVKAGIARKVEAA, from the coding sequence ATGACAACGACGGACACGGCCACCCCCTGCGTCACCTACTCGGACATCTACCTCCACCCCCTCCTCGACGAGAGCGCCAGCCCGTCAACCAGGGGGGACCGTCGCGAGCAGGCGATGCTCCGCTCCCAGGCCGAGAAACTCTGCTCCGGATGCCCTCTGCTTGCCCAGTGCCTCAGCGATGCGGTCAGCAAGTACGACGTCTCCGGTTTCGTGGCAGGCACCACCAAGCGACAGCGCCAGGAGATCCGGGCACGGCTCGGTGTCAACGTCACCCCCGACGACCTCGACACGTTCGCCGGCGTCAACTCCGGTCGCCAGTTCGACCGCTACGAGATCCACCGCATGAGGATGGCCAACCCCGATCAGCCCCTGAGCGTCATCGCGTCGAAGGTCGGCTGCTCGGTGTCCACCGTCAAGCGGCACCTGCGGCGCATCGAGGAGGAGAACGGCGTGGTTCGCCCCCGGACCCGCGTCACCCCCTCCCCGGCGGAGATCATGGCCGTCGCAGCCGAGGTCAAGGCAGGAATCGCCCGCAAGGTCGAGGCCGCCTGA
- a CDS encoding HAD family hydrolase translates to MVALDIDGTLVDGFGHLPPAIHEAVQRVVEAGVPVVMSTGRSWLGAKEVRDQLGLPAGWSVVSNGAVVVTDPPFRIMHETRFDPSDVVRQVAELAPDARIAVQDGADWRVNRHFPDGELTGVVHIETIEELASREVARVVIRQPESSEEVFAELVARLGLQEVAYFVGWSAWLDIAPRGVDKAHGLAVVCDALGIDRADVLALGDGRNDIEMLEWAGRGVAIGDAADEVKAAADHVTGTFHDLGTVEELDRWFLEEARAEAC, encoded by the coding sequence CTGGTCGCGCTGGACATCGACGGCACGCTCGTCGACGGGTTCGGACACCTTCCCCCCGCCATCCACGAGGCCGTGCAGCGCGTCGTCGAGGCCGGAGTGCCTGTCGTGATGTCGACGGGGCGCTCGTGGCTTGGCGCGAAGGAGGTCCGCGACCAGCTGGGCCTGCCCGCGGGCTGGTCCGTGGTCTCCAACGGCGCCGTCGTCGTCACCGACCCGCCGTTCCGGATCATGCACGAGACCAGGTTCGACCCCTCCGACGTCGTCCGTCAGGTCGCTGAGCTCGCGCCCGATGCGCGGATCGCAGTGCAGGACGGCGCGGACTGGCGCGTCAACCGGCACTTCCCCGACGGGGAGCTGACCGGTGTCGTCCACATCGAGACGATCGAGGAGCTGGCTTCACGCGAAGTGGCACGCGTCGTCATCCGCCAGCCGGAGTCCTCCGAGGAGGTCTTTGCGGAACTCGTCGCACGGCTCGGCCTCCAGGAGGTCGCCTACTTCGTCGGTTGGTCCGCCTGGCTGGACATCGCCCCGCGCGGGGTGGACAAGGCCCACGGCCTCGCCGTCGTCTGCGACGCGCTCGGCATCGACAGGGCCGACGTGCTCGCACTTGGTGACGGCCGCAACGACATCGAGATGCTCGAGTGGGCCGGCCGCGGCGTCGCCATCGGCGATGCCGCAGACGAGGTGAAGGCCGCAGCCGACCACGTCACCGGAACGTTCCACGACCTCGGCACCGTCGAGGAGCTCGACCGCTGGTTCCTGGAGGAGGCCCGCGCCGAGGCCTGCTGA
- the manA gene encoding mannose-6-phosphate isomerase, class I: protein MLIHRITNSPRDYAWGVPGGISAALGWPATSAVEAELWFGTHPGSPSLFAEPTLWPDLLGWEEASGVQLPFLLKILAAAEPLSLQAHPASAQAAAGFARENAHGIPLDAPHRNYKDPFSKPELIVALADGFEALCGFRPVAESLGLVDLLFARCDPDAAGPLARLHELLAAPDGLFHAVAWLLAHGPDVDVLVEEVSRQALAFDDLEVARRLGARYPGDPGIAVALLLNHVTLTAGECLWLPAGNVHAYLRGIGVELMGPSDNVLRGGLTPKHVDRAELLQVLDFTGATAPLLAPETLDGKAVAYRPEAADFQLVLAHGDAAVETGSASIVVVLDGEFVIASGDREVTLSRGESALITEPGRVELRGSGRIVLAAARS, encoded by the coding sequence GTGCTCATCCACCGCATCACGAACTCCCCGAGGGACTACGCGTGGGGGGTACCCGGAGGCATTTCGGCCGCCCTCGGCTGGCCCGCCACGTCCGCCGTCGAGGCCGAGCTGTGGTTCGGAACCCATCCCGGATCGCCGAGTCTCTTCGCCGAGCCGACGCTGTGGCCGGACCTGCTCGGGTGGGAGGAGGCCAGCGGTGTCCAGCTGCCCTTCCTTCTGAAGATCCTCGCCGCCGCAGAGCCGCTCTCGCTCCAGGCCCACCCGGCCAGCGCGCAGGCCGCCGCCGGGTTCGCCCGGGAGAACGCACACGGCATCCCGCTGGACGCGCCGCACCGCAACTACAAGGACCCGTTCTCCAAGCCGGAGCTGATCGTCGCCCTTGCCGACGGGTTCGAGGCGCTGTGCGGTTTCCGCCCGGTGGCCGAGTCGCTGGGCCTCGTCGACCTGCTGTTTGCCCGTTGCGACCCCGACGCGGCCGGCCCGCTCGCACGGCTGCACGAACTCCTGGCCGCCCCGGACGGGCTCTTCCACGCGGTTGCCTGGCTGCTCGCCCACGGGCCCGACGTCGACGTCCTCGTCGAGGAGGTGTCGCGCCAGGCCCTCGCGTTCGACGACCTGGAGGTCGCTCGGAGGCTGGGCGCCCGGTACCCCGGAGATCCTGGCATCGCGGTGGCGCTGCTGCTGAACCACGTCACGCTGACCGCCGGAGAGTGCCTGTGGTTGCCGGCCGGCAACGTGCACGCGTACCTGCGCGGCATCGGCGTCGAGCTGATGGGCCCGAGCGACAACGTGCTGCGCGGCGGGCTGACGCCCAAGCACGTGGACCGCGCCGAGCTGCTGCAGGTCCTCGACTTCACCGGGGCTACCGCCCCCCTGCTCGCGCCGGAGACCCTCGATGGGAAGGCCGTCGCCTACCGGCCAGAGGCCGCCGACTTCCAGCTTGTGCTGGCACACGGGGATGCGGCGGTGGAGACCGGATCGGCGTCGATCGTCGTCGTGCTGGACGGCGAGTTCGTCATCGCCTCGGGCGATCGGGAGGTCACGCTGTCCCGCGGAGAGTCGGCGCTCATCACGGAGCCCGGCCGCGTCGAACTGCGGGGCTCCGGCCGGATCGTCTTGGCCGCCGCACGCAGCTAA
- the serS gene encoding serine--tRNA ligase has translation MIDPKWLRVDPDRVRRSQALRGASVELVDDLVAADETRRSSILAAETLRAEQKSLGKLVAQAKGDEKAELLARTRQLATDVKASQADAAAAEARFDELMKQVGNLVIDGVPEGGEDEGVIIETHGTPRDFVAEGFEPKDHLEIGEHLGAIDMERGTKISGSRFYVLTGIGAQLEIALLNLAMNKATEWGFTPMIPPALVKPEAMDGTGFLGQAAQDVYRLEADDLYLVGTSEVALAAYHSGEILDEATLPRQYVAYSPCFRREAGSYGKDTRGIFRVHWFDKVEMFVHCDPADAEDWHQRLLGYEKEFLQALEVPFQVLDVASGDLGLSAARKFDCYAWLPTQERYREVTSTSNCTEFQARRLSIRGRFSDGVRPVATLNGTLCAMTRIIIMLLENHQQADGSVRVPEALRPYLGGREVLTPGA, from the coding sequence ATGATTGATCCCAAGTGGCTCCGCGTCGATCCCGACCGCGTCCGACGCTCCCAGGCCCTCCGCGGCGCCTCGGTCGAGCTCGTCGACGACCTGGTCGCCGCCGATGAGACCCGCCGCTCCTCCATCCTCGCCGCCGAGACGCTGCGCGCCGAGCAGAAGTCGCTCGGCAAGCTCGTCGCCCAGGCCAAGGGCGACGAGAAGGCCGAGCTTCTGGCTCGCACCAGGCAGCTGGCCACCGACGTGAAGGCCAGCCAGGCCGACGCCGCCGCCGCCGAGGCGCGTTTCGACGAGCTGATGAAGCAGGTCGGCAACCTCGTGATCGACGGCGTCCCCGAGGGAGGCGAGGACGAGGGCGTCATCATCGAGACACACGGCACCCCGCGCGACTTCGTGGCCGAGGGCTTCGAGCCCAAGGACCACCTCGAGATCGGCGAGCACCTCGGCGCCATCGACATGGAGCGCGGCACCAAGATCTCCGGGTCCCGCTTCTACGTCTTGACCGGCATCGGCGCCCAGCTCGAGATCGCGCTGCTCAACCTCGCCATGAATAAGGCCACCGAGTGGGGCTTCACCCCCATGATCCCGCCCGCGCTCGTGAAGCCCGAAGCCATGGACGGCACCGGCTTCCTCGGCCAGGCCGCGCAGGACGTGTACCGCCTCGAGGCCGACGACCTCTACCTCGTCGGCACCTCCGAGGTCGCGCTCGCCGCCTACCACTCCGGCGAGATCCTCGACGAGGCCACCCTGCCGCGCCAGTACGTCGCCTACTCGCCGTGCTTCCGTCGCGAGGCCGGCTCCTACGGCAAGGACACCCGCGGCATCTTCCGCGTGCACTGGTTCGACAAGGTCGAGATGTTCGTCCACTGCGACCCGGCCGACGCCGAGGACTGGCACCAGCGACTGCTCGGCTACGAGAAGGAGTTCCTGCAGGCCCTCGAGGTGCCGTTCCAGGTCCTCGACGTCGCCTCCGGCGACCTCGGCCTCAGCGCCGCCCGCAAGTTCGACTGCTACGCCTGGCTGCCCACGCAGGAGCGCTACCGCGAGGTCACCTCGACCTCGAACTGCACCGAGTTCCAGGCTCGCCGCCTCAGCATCCGCGGCCGCTTCTCCGACGGCGTCCGCCCGGTCGCGACCCTGAACGGCACGCTCTGCGCCATGACCCGCATCATCATCATGCTGCTGGAGAACCACCAGCAGGCCGACGGCTCGGTCCGGGTCCCCGAGGCCCTGCGCCCCTACCTCGGCGGCCGTGAGGTCCTGACCCCCGGAGCCTGA